The Brassica napus cultivar Da-Ae chromosome C7, Da-Ae, whole genome shotgun sequence genomic interval CAAACAGAACATAGGTCTGAGGATATTACCGGCAACTAGCCAGTTTATGAACTGGTGTGACGAATGTAGTTCTTGATTCTGTGTTCGGTGCTTTGTTGACAGAGACACCATCACCGACGAAACTCCAACCAAAATAATCTGTTTCCCGTTCGCACCATGGAAAAAGTGATCTACTAGACGTAGAACCAAAATCTCAAGTTTTAAAAGTAGCAAAAGGACTATCTATACCTGTATGAAATAGAGCTTGGACCACATCGGCTTCCTGCTTTCATGAAAAGTGATACTCTGCCAAAATTTGTTCCCTTCTGCATGTGTGTCTAGCCACTTTGCAGCAAGGCTTATTACTATTATGATAGCTCCACTTATAACTCTGCAACCAAGAGATGGTACCAACATGAAACAGTGACCATTTCACAGCTAAAAGTTGACACTGGAGAGCAAAGATGCTAATATTGTGTTCAATACAATTTTACATTCTTTTTGTCAATGTGTTCAACGtaatttatattctttaaactCTACTGAATAATCATATTCAAAGTCAAAGGGAGTTCTAGATGAGTTTCGCCTCAAGGGTTACCAGATCTTCTAAGTAATAAATTCTGTTTCCATGCCATGTAAACCACAAAACAGAGAAAACCTCAGGCAGGCAAGGGAGAGAAAGGGACTTACACGAGGTTATTATTATCAGGAATTTCCGCTGGCATCAGAGTGAAGACAGACAGGAACCAACAGGAAATACATACAAAAACTGGTATCCCAGATCTCCAAGGAATTGAAATGTGCAGCAAAACCGAAGACACAAAACCTGCTATCAAGAAAAACCAGGTGTAAAGCTTTCTCTCAGTGAAGCTATGGACCTGCAGAATGTTAAAAGAACAAATGATCAGGGCAACATATATCTCcacatcagaaaaaaaaacgtacTGGACAATCCAACTACACATACCAATAATTCCACAATGACAATTGACACAGCTGCGGCAAATAAAAGTTTGATGAAGTAGCCAGCCTTCCTTTCCCTCAAATATATCCACAGTCCTCTTATTAATCGGTATTCACTTAAAATCTGTGTCCATAGAAATACTGTCATTCCAATGTATGCACGGTAAAGAGGGGGAGAGTGTTCCATCAAATTTAGCACAGTGAGGATCGCCATAAGCAGACAGCCTGATAGATATACCTGCGTCAGAATGATCAAACTATATGAGAAAGGTGGAAATTTCACAGATATTTAACTATAACCAAGAAACATAACAGCTAAACAAGTAAGAGTATAAAGCTTGTCAAAGTGAAGTATTTGCATTACTTTTCTGGAGTGTCTTTTCTGCACAGATAAATGCCCTTTCCTGGACAAATCTCCTGATAGGGAACTATAACATTGCAGAACATGCAGGGCGAGTACGATCATCCATCCAGTGTATCCAAGGGTAATTACAGTCATCAGCATTAGCCAGTCATACGTTTGAAAGTAATGAAGGCCCTCTAGCGACAAGTTTCTGAGGTCTACAGCCAATTTCATTGCAGCTTCATAACGCTTGGCAGAAATTAACTCATCAATCTGACTCAGCGATGAGGAATAGTCTACCAACGGCTTGAATGGCTTGAAAAATAAGGAGTTTGAcatttttatgtctgattttgtCAAGGATGACCATAACCAATAGACATAAATGGCAGATTACAAGCAATGCTCAGAAACAAAAGGATACGTGATTTACGAAGAAGCTGATTAAGGATTTGTTTGGTATTAgctagcacagcttcaacttcttctgcctgaatataccaaaaaaatataataataataaagcaCCACAAGTCTGAACCTCCCAACTATGTACTTctttaaactatatatactcCTCTTCCTATTATAAACCAGTTCCTTAGTGAGTTTCGACCTCTCTCTCAGCCATGAACATTCATAAGGAATTGGTACTTTAAGAAATGCACAACAACCAAACACCTAATCTTTTTTGACAAGACACAACTAGCGAAAAGTTCACATAAACATACCTCATTCAACTTCATGTAACCAAGTGGTAGGTTTCCAACAGAGTTCACTGGCATGGCAAACCCAAGAGCGTTGACTACAAATAGTAACAAAAAGTGTGACTAAAGAATTCGAAAAACAGATTCATAGCGAAGTTGTTTGTTTGAGGAGAGAACAAATAAGAACAGAGACCAACCATGAGGGGTGCAATGTCAGCTTGGTTGACATCAACTCTCTCAACGCGATTAAGGCCCCAATCATAAGGTGTGGGCATATCATGAGCGTGCTTGTCAACAAAGCTAGCAACAGAATCAGAGTGACTGTGTCCAGTCGCTGGTCTGGGATACTTAATCCCAGCTCCCCAAGCAACTAAGGGAGTATCAGTATTGGTAGGATGCCCATCTCCATGACTCCCTTTGTCGCTCATCCCATGATCAGCAGTAAAGATGTAAGAAGTGCGGTTGTCTCGGTAGTAATCCTCCAAGAGGTGGTAGACCCTTTCAGCGATCTTATCAACAACTTTGACATTGTTGAGGTTGATGGAAGAGAAAGGGCGATGAGCATGACCGTTGGAATCGCAGCCAAGAAGgtggagaaagaaaacaagtttGTCCTGGTGGAGAAGCTCTTTCAGCTTGGGGTCATGGTGAGACCTGTTGAGAAGGCTCTCGAATTGATCAAAAGACCACTCGTCCAAAAAGGAGGCATCtacaccaaagaaacaactgcACATTACATTCCAGTGATAACAAAACAGTGGTTAACCAGGACTTGTTGCCCGGTGGTGAATAACTTGAGGACAAAAACTCGACAGACTAGTCTGGACCATTTACGTGGGACCAggatacctctgtataattaaaaaaaaaaaatagtggttGCATCTCAATATGGCATACGCAAACAAGGAAAGGAACCTGTAGCGAAGTCTTCGTACTCGTGAGGATAAGAGTTCCAAGTGGAGTGAGGTAAAGCACTGCAGAAAATAGGAATGATATCTGGACTGCCATAAGCAAATGTGTGTCTGCTTTGGTTGAAGACGGAATCAAATTCAACAGGATTGGCTTTCCATCCTTTGGTGACAGCACTGGGATCTTCATAGAAGCCAGCGATGATGGCGACGTGGCCAGGTCGAGACTCAGTGGGAGGACGAGCGTGAGAGACACCCCAACGGCCCTGATTATTGATGACATTCCTCAAGAAGGGAGCTCTGTAATTGCCGTCAGCGTCAGGCTCGTAGAACTTGTCAGCTCGTAAGCCATCCGCTGATAATGTCAAATGAGAAACCAAtgaggaaaacaaaaaaaaacaaaaagaagaagaagaggttagAGTAGTGAAAAAGGAGGTACAGATGAGAAGAATGAGGCGCTTGGCAGGAGGGTGAGAGAATCTGGGAGGGACTGGATCCATGCCGTGGACTATGGGCGTTTTGAAGTATATGTCGAATATACTGAGCATGTATACTGGGTGAAGTGCGACGCCGAGAAGGACCAGCCATGTCTCTCGCCTCTTTAGCCATCTTCTTCTACTCTCCACGACGGCAGATGCTGTTGCTCGATTCTGATCCgaacctcctcctcttccgacTCCCAAGATCCCGTCGCTTCTCATCCTTTATTTTCTCCAAAATGAAAAGACTTTTCTTAAATCTctcgatcttcttcttcttctttttcactGTTCACTCTCGTTCGTTAAGAGTTGTTGTGAGATATAACTAAAAGAAAGCCCAACCCTCTGATAATGGTAAGTAATCTGAgatttcaatgttttttttattattaattaaaaaaaagagtgtGAAACAGAGAAATAAAAAAGGATAATCCAGCTCTCAATTTTATTACAATCCTCAAAAGGAAATGATGAATACaacaaacaagaagaaaaagaagaataaattaCAAGAAACACATTTCATATGAGATTTGAGTCTCTGAGATTCAATCCAGTAACAACACCACACGCGTGAAATGagataaagaaagaaataaactcATAAATGGCTTTTGATTATTACAGAGGAATGGAATCGAATCTCTCTCAGTTCTTGACAGTGGTGACATGTTTGAGGAGCATCTCCACAACATCATTGGAGATCCTGGAAGCTTCGTTCTTCAGCTGTTCGATTTTGGCATCAGTCTCCTGCTCCAGCCTCTTCACATTCGCACCCGAGTCTCCACTTGTCTGTTTGTTTTCAACCCccccaaatatatatatatacactgcTTTTGTATTGTATTTGACAGGACAAGAAAGTAATTGCTCTCTGTTTACTCTTACCTCCTCAAGTTTCCTCTGGAAGTCTTGCTCTGTTTTAGCTTTGTATTCAGCAATCTCCTTCTCAGCCTCCTCCTTGGCCTGCTTCAGCCTTGCCATCTTTGCTGCAACCCCAAACAAGAACCACAGATAACCAAATCAActtcaaacacacacacacatatatataattataatgaatCTCTCTATGTACacagtttaatttaaaataagtaCCCCCCAGACGTATGTATGTTGTTGGCCAAAATTTTACAAGTTAGAAACAACTAATTATTTAGCCAGGATAAGATAACAATCGTTATGTATAAGGTTGAGACAAGGTACCGGTCCTGGCAGCATTGACAATGTGTTGAGCTTCCTGTTCAGCAGCAAGCAACTGCTGGATACCACCTTGACCTCTGCTGGActccattgtttttttttatcctacaaacaaaaaaaaaaaaaaaagacttaaaaCGTCTCAATTATCACTCTCACAGGTTTGTGGATCAAGAAAGCCCAAGAGCAGCAGATCTTGCTAAAATCTATCAATCCATGACTAGAAGAGGATTGAGTATCACCAAGTCAAATATGTAGAATCTAATCTAACTCATCTTTATCCTACCAAAGATCCTAACACATCTAAAAGGTTTAATCCCCTTTACCAGAAGTAGACAGACAGAACCACAACACGGTGTTAATTTTTCCACTTCCGATTGATTGAATCTCATCCCAAGTAAGTAGACAAGGGACATACCTTTGCTTTTGGCTTGTTCCGAcagcggagagagagagagagagagaagcgatACACAATCAAAATCAATCCGATCTGATCACCCACAAACGTCTATCCAATATAAGAATCAAAAGTAGTGGGCCCACGTTTTACTGTAATAAAAGCCCACTTTTTAATTGGCCGAGGCTTATACTCTCAGATTGAGCCCACGTATGGaagaaaaaggcctcacaaatTAATATACTAACTTCATTAATGTGTCTGAAATTTCATTATCATTGCGAAAGAGAGATATCACAGCATATCAATGTTCCTCATCTTCCTAATCAACCAATATCTatttaattagtaaaaataaataatgaacaaatttttttttgaactcatATATTGTGTGTCAAAGAAGAATGTAATCAACTTACAATGTGACAACATAACCATACTTGTTTGAGTTAAAGTGGCAAGTAAATAAGCTTGGACAAACTCGCTGTGGTACCAAATCAATCTCTCCCTCGCTTATTCCCGCCACCGAGAGATGATCAAACTCCTCAATAATCATTTATGTGATGAGTGATGACAAAACAAGATTGATTACAAACGACTTATTGAACAAACAAatgatacatgtatatatatcatgcattatttcaaatattacaCATAATTGTAGTAGATGAATAATGACGAGAGCTCACAGTAACCAacaatatcaataaaataaaatacaagtcACTCAAAGTGCATCACATCTGACATAATCGATCTGATTTAAGATGATGGAACTCGGAGATAGAGAGGGATTGGGTTTTTGGCAACCGGTGGTGAATCCCATACTGAAAATGCACTTTCAGAGTTCATCCATCTGTCGGTCATCTCAGGATAATGGCGATCAAAAACATCTTTGAGACTCTCTGTAGTATTCACCCATTCAAGTCCTTTCTTTGTATAAGTCATTTCATTGAAATCACTCGTGAAGAATCTATCCGCTTCTAATCtcctgaaaatatatttaatttgatataacatattaatatggacaaatctccaaaatagcacctttctaagtttatatcacaaaaatggcactcaaaaactaaaataactaaaatagcattttatcttttgaaaattttaatttttttatttttcaaaatttgaaatcttatccccaaaacctcatttctcaactctaaaccctaaaccctaaaccctaaactctaaaccctaaaccctaaaccctaaaccctaaactctaaaccttaaaccctaaaccctaaatcctaaactctaaaccctaaaccctaaaccctaaatcctaaatattaagtgctatttttgtgacttttgaccttgaatgctagtttgggaacaaaaacttgatttattgctatttttgtctttttctctattaatatTGTCCATCCATGAAATTTAAATTCAGCTGTCCATTTTTTTATCctgagaaatttaaataaaattatacaaacAAAATGCTAAATAGTAAATATACATACCTTGTAGCCATGATGACGAAAATGTTAAAGGCAGTCTCGCTAATAGCGAATCCTTTGATTTTCTTCTCGGCCATAAGTCCCACCAGAAGATCGAGCTCTTCCACATTACCACCGTACACGTCTTCTAGTGCTTCAATTGCTTCCTTATCGTCCGTTAGATCTTCCCACTTCTTTATCGGAATCATAAACATAGACCTCCTAAATTCATTGTATcctgcactacaagaaaacatgtgtTTTCCTACTGCAAAATTAGTAGGGAATCAGTCGCTAAATCCATGTTTACGACTAATTAGCGACTAATTTGTGCCGTCATAATAGTGCTCGTCGTTAAATATATCAGTCGTAAATCAATCGGTAATTAACTACTGATTTACGACTGATATATTTAGTCGTACCGTAGTCGCTACTTAGTCGTTAAATTTAGCGACCAATATACGACTATTGTAGCGACGAATAACTACTAATTAGTGACTGGTTTTGCTACTACTTAGTGACTGTTTTATATTGACTAATTTTACGACTGCGTAtagaaaaaagaacaaaaaaaaattaaaataatattattattaacttattaaaaatgttattattattattcttttttgtcCCAAACCGGGAATGGTTAGTGGTTAACCGTTTAACACAAAAACTCATAGCTCATATGTCTTCCGCCTTGTCACTGCCGCTGCTCCGCCGCGTTTTCTTCCTCAGCCACCGTCGCGTCTTCTTCCTCATCTCGGACGTGCTCGCTGTTGTCATCTCCACCAGATATCCCTCTCCTCCAATCTTCTTCCGCCATCTCGCCGTCGTTGCGTCTTCTTCCCCTCCCTCCTTTGCAGAGGTGGAAATCCATTTTCGGCTCTGTCTTCTCTCCGTATCTTCTCGAACTACTCAAGAGTCTGTGGAGGCACCAGCTCTTCTAATCCGGTGAAACTTTGTTCGTAGCCCAGAGCATTATCTGGTGACTTTTGGGCTGCACATCCCTCTCTGTTGGGATAGCTATTTTAACAACCTGGTAcggattcaaaaaaaaaactgtgaagGAAAGATAAAAGCTAAGGTCAGATTTGACTAAGACCAAACTTAATACAGCAACAATTGAGACATTTGACAGAAAAAGGATTAAGAGGAGTTTACCTTGAAAGCACCCATTTTCGTCTGGAGGGAGGCAGTGGGATGAGAGAATTGGACAGAggagagtgaagaagaagaagacttggaaacaaaagagaagatggagatgaTAGATCTGTCGTAGAAGGAAGAGAGGAGAAAACAAATGAATGTTTTCAATGAATGATTTCTAGCCATTAGATTAACATCAATCAATGGCTAAGAATATCAATCTTTGTGTTAGAAAATCAGCCAATGACAAGAGAGGAGAAGAACCACAAAAAGAACAGTTTTGGCCATTGGATTAACATCAATCAATGGTTACAAGTtgttatccttgttttcaagGATTAGCCAATGATAAATTATCCTTTATCcttttttcatttaatatttgttttaagctgtaaaattgtgatttatgatttgtataatttaaatACTTTGGTTTTTATTCTTctagtttaattttataaaacagttAACTTACTTATATACATTTTCAATGAATGATATAAGGTTAATAAAGTTATTAGCTAGATCTTGTAAGTAGTGTTTaaagattattttatttaaagtcATATGTAAATGGTTTtgaatagaaaataggtttTTTTTGGGTTAGATCTTAGTTAACTTAAATTTTTTGCgtgtatataataattattttagttgaaaagttatgaattttgttatttagtgtttagaatttagattaaagataaaatatataGGGTTTGACGGTTAGGTTTAAGATTtgaaaagtttataaatttttaatttaaactacaaattttatagagtttgtaatatgaaattagggtttagagttaaaattggatttataattttatataatattatattttaaagtaaagattggatttataattttatataatattatatctcTGAAGTCTTAGGATTACCAATGAGTTTGAATGAGGATTTAAGGTTTGAAAGTTATAGaataagattaaaaatataa includes:
- the LOC106402244 gene encoding V-type proton ATPase subunit G1 isoform X1, which translates into the protein MESSRGQGGIQQLLAAEQEAQHIVNAARTAKMARLKQAKEEAEKEIAEYKAKTEQDFQRKLEEVRVNREQLLSCPVKYNTKAVYIYIFGGVENKQTSGDSGANVKRLEQETDAKIEQLKNEASRISNDVVEMLLKHVTTVKN
- the LOC106402244 gene encoding V-type proton ATPase subunit G1 isoform X2 is translated as MESSRGQGGIQQLLAAEQEAQHIVNAARTAKMARLKQAKEEAEKEIAEYKAKTEQDFQRKLEETSGDSGANVKRLEQETDAKIEQLKNEASRISNDVVEMLLKHVTTVKN